From a region of the Impatiens glandulifera chromosome 4, dImpGla2.1, whole genome shotgun sequence genome:
- the LOC124933583 gene encoding flowering time control protein FCA isoform X1, whose translation MDRQRGDRYGGHPDAPHFMDSRRLSPRSSDVIIPPRSSPSSYRGGFSSGGDGGPHFRQFETPKNFPSAGGAGGGGFRPFVGGGGGFDSTPQMPPLSGQKRGYPFPVRSGSPDRMTGGNFAKVFVGSVPRTATEEDIRPLFEEFGNVIEVALIRDKRTGEQQGCCFIKYPTSEEADRAIKGLHNQRILPGGTGPIQVRYADGERQRLGAVEYKLFVGSMNKQATEKEIEEIFSPYGRVEDVYLMRDEMKQSRGCGFVKFASNDMALSAINALNGKYTMNGWDQPLIVRFADPKRPKLGETRGPVFGSPDLGPRFQPPEMRPVPNLGDAMLDRMPPNSWPNMSPQGFRPSLNMGRQGFGNQLPPRSGDPTMPSAMGGNFGGPADGRFPVPGVVSSSPSQQGGNFGGPADGRFPVPGVASSSPSQQGGNFGGPADGRFPVHGIVSSSPSKTSNVSLPKHGHEQIPQPVGQQHFGGQLPVSQPQMHPTVPSSAAKQVNSNNVQQSHSSMPTSQQLPAPHMQQMPPQPMQQPPSEFAQRLTQQRESLNAIYQSSQQAFSQVQQQFQLMQPSSRTFMPQQASQVPKQQQSQWTGVMPQSTVLAPTKDAHAAVSAIPAVSQTEAPAKCQWTEHNSPDGFKYYYNSTTGQSTWEKPEELSLFEKQQQNLSSIQLPQTQYPKGPSGHQAASQAAQQVQLQSQPLMQQVSQQAAHQVQLQSQPLMQQGSQQASQYVQHQTQPPMQQQFHNSQSLQQRSLPSQYQVSGVMGHQNNQGSHSAQDWMWRSKPSGA comes from the exons ATGGATAGACAAAGAGGGGATCGCTACGGCGGACACCCTGACGCTCCCCACTTCATGGACTCTAGGCGTCTTTCTCCTCGCTCATCTGATGTTATAATTCCCCCACGAAGTAGCCCTAGTAGCTATCGCGGCGGTTTCTCCTCCGGTGGAGATGGCGGCCCCCATTTCCGTCAATTTGAAACTCCTAAGAACTTCCCTTCTGCTGGAGGAGCTGGAGGTGGAGGGTTCCGCCCATTTGTCGGCGGCGGCGGTGGGTTTGATTCCACTCCCCAGATGCCTCCTCTATCTGGCCAGAAACGAGGGTACCCCTTTCCCGTCCGAAGTGGATCACCAg ATCGCATGACTGGAGGAAACTTTGCGAAAGTCTTTGTTGGGTCTGTTCCTAGGACAGCCACGGAAGAAGAT ATACGACCCCTGTTTGAGGAATTTGGAAATGTTATAGAGGTTGCTCTGATCAGAGATAAGAGAACTGGAGAACAACAAG GATGTTGCTTTATTAAATATCCCACATCTGAAGAAGCCGATAGAGCTATAAAGGGTTTACATAATCAACGAATATTACCAGGG gGAACAGGTCCTATCCAAGTCAGATATGCTGATGGGGAAAGGCAACGTTTAG GTGCAGTTGAGTACAAATTATTTGTCGGATCAATGAATAAACAAGCTACAGAAAAGGAAATTGAAGAG ATTTTTTCACCTTATGGCCGAGTTGAAGACGTTTACCTCATGCGTGATGAAATGAAGCAGAGTCGTG GATGTGGATTTGTTAAGTTTGCAAGCAATGATATGGCATTGTCAGCCATTAATGCCCTAAATGGAAAATATACTATGAAT GGTTGGGATCAGCCATTGATTGTGAGGTTTGCTGATCCAAAGAGGCCTAAATTGGGTGAAACAAG AGGTCCTGTATTTGGGAGCCCTGATCTTGGTCCTCGGTTCCAACCACCAGAAATGAG ACCAGTACCAAATCTTGGGGATGCCATGCTTGATCGGATGCCACCAAATTCCTGGCCTAACATGAGTCCACAGGGTTTTCGACCATCTCTAAATATGGGTAGGCAAGGGTTTGGAAATCAGTTGCCTCCTCGATCTGGTGACCCGACTATGCCTTCAGCTATG GGCGGTAACTTTGGTGGTCCTGCTGATGGCCGATTTCCAGTACCTGGAGTTGTGTCTTCTTCCCCGTCACAGcag GGCGGTAACTTTGGAGGTCCTGCTGATGGTCGATTTCCAGTACCTGGAGTTgcgtcttcttctccttcacaACAG ggCGGTAACTTTGGTGGTCCTGCTGATGGCCGATTTCCAGTACATGGAATAGTGTCTTCTTCTCcgtcaaaa ACATCTAATGTATCTCTCCCAAAACATGGGCACGAGCAGATTCCTCAACCTGTTGGTCAACAGCATTTTGGTGGACAATTGCCCGTTTCTCAGCCTCAAATGCACCCAACTGTTCCATCTTCTGCAGCAAAACAAGTTAATTCTAATAATGTGCAGCAGTCACATTCTTCCATGCCAACTTCACAACAGCTGCCTGCTCCTCATATGCAGCAGATGCCTCCTCAGCCAATGCAACAGCCACCTTCTGAATTTGCTCAAAGGCTGACTCAGCAGAGAGAGTCTCTGAACGCAATCTATCAGTCATCTCAGCAGGCATTTTCTCAGGTTCAACAACAATTTCAGCTCATGCAACCTTCCAGTCGAACTTTCATGCCACAGCAGGCTTCTCAGGTCCCTAAACAACAACAG TCTCAATGGACTGGAGTAATGCCTCAGTCAACAGTCCTTGCTCCAACAAAGGATGCACATGCTGCTGTTTCTGCCATTCCTGCAGTATCCCAGACTGAAGCTCCAGCAAAATGTCAGTGGACGGAACATAATTCgccagatggattcaaatacTACTATAACAGTACAACTGGCCAAAGCACT TGGGAAAAACCTGAGGAGCTGAGTCTGTTTGAGAAGCAACAACAGAATTTATCATCAATTCAATtgcctcaaactcaatatcctaaAGGTCCGTCAGGACATCAAGCTGCTTCTCAGGCTGCACAACAGGTTCAACTTCAAAGTCAACCGTTAATGCAACAAGTTTCTCAGCAGGCTGCACATCAGGTTCAACTTCAAAGTCAACCATTAATGCAGCAAGGTTCTCAGCAGGCTTCACAATACGTTCAACATCAAACTCAACCACCGATGCAGCAGCAGTTTCACAACTCTCAGTCACTGCAACAAAGATCCTTACCATCTCAG TATCAGGTTTCCGGTGTTATGGGACATCAAAACAATCAG GGATCTCACTCTGCCCAGGATTGGATGTGGAGGAGTAAACCTTCAG GGGCATGA
- the LOC124933583 gene encoding flowering time control protein FCA isoform X3: MDRQRGDRYGGHPDAPHFMDSRRLSPRSSDVIIPPRSSPSSYRGGFSSGGDGGPHFRQFETPKNFPSAGGAGGGGFRPFVGGGGGFDSTPQMPPLSGQKRGYPFPVRSGSPDRMTGGNFAKVFVGSVPRTATEEDIRPLFEEFGNVIEVALIRDKRTGEQQGCCFIKYPTSEEADRAIKGLHNQRILPGGTGPIQVRYADGERQRLGAVEYKLFVGSMNKQATEKEIEEIFSPYGRVEDVYLMRDEMKQSRGCGFVKFASNDMALSAINALNGKYTMNGWDQPLIVRFADPKRPKLGETRGPVFGSPDLGPRFQPPEMRPVPNLGDAMLDRMPPNSWPNMSPQGFRPSLNMGRQGFGNQLPPRSGDPTMPSAMGGNFGGPADGRFPVPGVVSSSPSQQGGNFGGPADGRFPVHGIVSSSPSKTSNVSLPKHGHEQIPQPVGQQHFGGQLPVSQPQMHPTVPSSAAKQVNSNNVQQSHSSMPTSQQLPAPHMQQMPPQPMQQPPSEFAQRLTQQRESLNAIYQSSQQAFSQVQQQFQLMQPSSRTFMPQQASQVPKQQQSQWTGVMPQSTVLAPTKDAHAAVSAIPAVSQTEAPAKCQWTEHNSPDGFKYYYNSTTGQSTWEKPEELSLFEKQQQNLSSIQLPQTQYPKGPSGHQAASQAAQQVQLQSQPLMQQVSQQAAHQVQLQSQPLMQQGSQQASQYVQHQTQPPMQQQFHNSQSLQQRSLPSQYQVSGVMGHQNNQGSHSAQDWMWRSKPSGA; this comes from the exons ATGGATAGACAAAGAGGGGATCGCTACGGCGGACACCCTGACGCTCCCCACTTCATGGACTCTAGGCGTCTTTCTCCTCGCTCATCTGATGTTATAATTCCCCCACGAAGTAGCCCTAGTAGCTATCGCGGCGGTTTCTCCTCCGGTGGAGATGGCGGCCCCCATTTCCGTCAATTTGAAACTCCTAAGAACTTCCCTTCTGCTGGAGGAGCTGGAGGTGGAGGGTTCCGCCCATTTGTCGGCGGCGGCGGTGGGTTTGATTCCACTCCCCAGATGCCTCCTCTATCTGGCCAGAAACGAGGGTACCCCTTTCCCGTCCGAAGTGGATCACCAg ATCGCATGACTGGAGGAAACTTTGCGAAAGTCTTTGTTGGGTCTGTTCCTAGGACAGCCACGGAAGAAGAT ATACGACCCCTGTTTGAGGAATTTGGAAATGTTATAGAGGTTGCTCTGATCAGAGATAAGAGAACTGGAGAACAACAAG GATGTTGCTTTATTAAATATCCCACATCTGAAGAAGCCGATAGAGCTATAAAGGGTTTACATAATCAACGAATATTACCAGGG gGAACAGGTCCTATCCAAGTCAGATATGCTGATGGGGAAAGGCAACGTTTAG GTGCAGTTGAGTACAAATTATTTGTCGGATCAATGAATAAACAAGCTACAGAAAAGGAAATTGAAGAG ATTTTTTCACCTTATGGCCGAGTTGAAGACGTTTACCTCATGCGTGATGAAATGAAGCAGAGTCGTG GATGTGGATTTGTTAAGTTTGCAAGCAATGATATGGCATTGTCAGCCATTAATGCCCTAAATGGAAAATATACTATGAAT GGTTGGGATCAGCCATTGATTGTGAGGTTTGCTGATCCAAAGAGGCCTAAATTGGGTGAAACAAG AGGTCCTGTATTTGGGAGCCCTGATCTTGGTCCTCGGTTCCAACCACCAGAAATGAG ACCAGTACCAAATCTTGGGGATGCCATGCTTGATCGGATGCCACCAAATTCCTGGCCTAACATGAGTCCACAGGGTTTTCGACCATCTCTAAATATGGGTAGGCAAGGGTTTGGAAATCAGTTGCCTCCTCGATCTGGTGACCCGACTATGCCTTCAGCTATG GGCGGTAACTTTGGTGGTCCTGCTGATGGCCGATTTCCAGTACCTGGAGTTGTGTCTTCTTCCCCGTCACAGcag ggCGGTAACTTTGGTGGTCCTGCTGATGGCCGATTTCCAGTACATGGAATAGTGTCTTCTTCTCcgtcaaaa ACATCTAATGTATCTCTCCCAAAACATGGGCACGAGCAGATTCCTCAACCTGTTGGTCAACAGCATTTTGGTGGACAATTGCCCGTTTCTCAGCCTCAAATGCACCCAACTGTTCCATCTTCTGCAGCAAAACAAGTTAATTCTAATAATGTGCAGCAGTCACATTCTTCCATGCCAACTTCACAACAGCTGCCTGCTCCTCATATGCAGCAGATGCCTCCTCAGCCAATGCAACAGCCACCTTCTGAATTTGCTCAAAGGCTGACTCAGCAGAGAGAGTCTCTGAACGCAATCTATCAGTCATCTCAGCAGGCATTTTCTCAGGTTCAACAACAATTTCAGCTCATGCAACCTTCCAGTCGAACTTTCATGCCACAGCAGGCTTCTCAGGTCCCTAAACAACAACAG TCTCAATGGACTGGAGTAATGCCTCAGTCAACAGTCCTTGCTCCAACAAAGGATGCACATGCTGCTGTTTCTGCCATTCCTGCAGTATCCCAGACTGAAGCTCCAGCAAAATGTCAGTGGACGGAACATAATTCgccagatggattcaaatacTACTATAACAGTACAACTGGCCAAAGCACT TGGGAAAAACCTGAGGAGCTGAGTCTGTTTGAGAAGCAACAACAGAATTTATCATCAATTCAATtgcctcaaactcaatatcctaaAGGTCCGTCAGGACATCAAGCTGCTTCTCAGGCTGCACAACAGGTTCAACTTCAAAGTCAACCGTTAATGCAACAAGTTTCTCAGCAGGCTGCACATCAGGTTCAACTTCAAAGTCAACCATTAATGCAGCAAGGTTCTCAGCAGGCTTCACAATACGTTCAACATCAAACTCAACCACCGATGCAGCAGCAGTTTCACAACTCTCAGTCACTGCAACAAAGATCCTTACCATCTCAG TATCAGGTTTCCGGTGTTATGGGACATCAAAACAATCAG GGATCTCACTCTGCCCAGGATTGGATGTGGAGGAGTAAACCTTCAG GGGCATGA
- the LOC124933583 gene encoding flowering time control protein FCA isoform X2, giving the protein MDRQRGDRYGGHPDAPHFMDSRRLSPRSSDVIIPPRSSPSSYRGGFSSGGDGGPHFRQFETPKNFPSAGGAGGGGFRPFVGGGGGFDSTPQMPPLSGQKRGYPFPVRSGSPDRMTGGNFAKVFVGSVPRTATEEDIRPLFEEFGNVIEVALIRDKRTGEQQGCCFIKYPTSEEADRAIKGLHNQRILPGGTGPIQVRYADGERQRLGAVEYKLFVGSMNKQATEKEIEEIFSPYGRVEDVYLMRDEMKQSRGCGFVKFASNDMALSAINALNGKYTMNGWDQPLIVRFADPKRPKLGETRGPVFGSPDLGPRFQPPEMRPVPNLGDAMLDRMPPNSWPNMSPQGFRPSLNMGRQGFGNQLPPRSGDPTMPSAMGGNFGGPADGRFPVPGVVSSSPSQQGGNFGGPADGRFPVPGVASSSPSQQTSNVSLPKHGHEQIPQPVGQQHFGGQLPVSQPQMHPTVPSSAAKQVNSNNVQQSHSSMPTSQQLPAPHMQQMPPQPMQQPPSEFAQRLTQQRESLNAIYQSSQQAFSQVQQQFQLMQPSSRTFMPQQASQVPKQQQSQWTGVMPQSTVLAPTKDAHAAVSAIPAVSQTEAPAKCQWTEHNSPDGFKYYYNSTTGQSTWEKPEELSLFEKQQQNLSSIQLPQTQYPKGPSGHQAASQAAQQVQLQSQPLMQQVSQQAAHQVQLQSQPLMQQGSQQASQYVQHQTQPPMQQQFHNSQSLQQRSLPSQYQVSGVMGHQNNQGSHSAQDWMWRSKPSGA; this is encoded by the exons ATGGATAGACAAAGAGGGGATCGCTACGGCGGACACCCTGACGCTCCCCACTTCATGGACTCTAGGCGTCTTTCTCCTCGCTCATCTGATGTTATAATTCCCCCACGAAGTAGCCCTAGTAGCTATCGCGGCGGTTTCTCCTCCGGTGGAGATGGCGGCCCCCATTTCCGTCAATTTGAAACTCCTAAGAACTTCCCTTCTGCTGGAGGAGCTGGAGGTGGAGGGTTCCGCCCATTTGTCGGCGGCGGCGGTGGGTTTGATTCCACTCCCCAGATGCCTCCTCTATCTGGCCAGAAACGAGGGTACCCCTTTCCCGTCCGAAGTGGATCACCAg ATCGCATGACTGGAGGAAACTTTGCGAAAGTCTTTGTTGGGTCTGTTCCTAGGACAGCCACGGAAGAAGAT ATACGACCCCTGTTTGAGGAATTTGGAAATGTTATAGAGGTTGCTCTGATCAGAGATAAGAGAACTGGAGAACAACAAG GATGTTGCTTTATTAAATATCCCACATCTGAAGAAGCCGATAGAGCTATAAAGGGTTTACATAATCAACGAATATTACCAGGG gGAACAGGTCCTATCCAAGTCAGATATGCTGATGGGGAAAGGCAACGTTTAG GTGCAGTTGAGTACAAATTATTTGTCGGATCAATGAATAAACAAGCTACAGAAAAGGAAATTGAAGAG ATTTTTTCACCTTATGGCCGAGTTGAAGACGTTTACCTCATGCGTGATGAAATGAAGCAGAGTCGTG GATGTGGATTTGTTAAGTTTGCAAGCAATGATATGGCATTGTCAGCCATTAATGCCCTAAATGGAAAATATACTATGAAT GGTTGGGATCAGCCATTGATTGTGAGGTTTGCTGATCCAAAGAGGCCTAAATTGGGTGAAACAAG AGGTCCTGTATTTGGGAGCCCTGATCTTGGTCCTCGGTTCCAACCACCAGAAATGAG ACCAGTACCAAATCTTGGGGATGCCATGCTTGATCGGATGCCACCAAATTCCTGGCCTAACATGAGTCCACAGGGTTTTCGACCATCTCTAAATATGGGTAGGCAAGGGTTTGGAAATCAGTTGCCTCCTCGATCTGGTGACCCGACTATGCCTTCAGCTATG GGCGGTAACTTTGGTGGTCCTGCTGATGGCCGATTTCCAGTACCTGGAGTTGTGTCTTCTTCCCCGTCACAGcag GGCGGTAACTTTGGAGGTCCTGCTGATGGTCGATTTCCAGTACCTGGAGTTgcgtcttcttctccttcacaACAG ACATCTAATGTATCTCTCCCAAAACATGGGCACGAGCAGATTCCTCAACCTGTTGGTCAACAGCATTTTGGTGGACAATTGCCCGTTTCTCAGCCTCAAATGCACCCAACTGTTCCATCTTCTGCAGCAAAACAAGTTAATTCTAATAATGTGCAGCAGTCACATTCTTCCATGCCAACTTCACAACAGCTGCCTGCTCCTCATATGCAGCAGATGCCTCCTCAGCCAATGCAACAGCCACCTTCTGAATTTGCTCAAAGGCTGACTCAGCAGAGAGAGTCTCTGAACGCAATCTATCAGTCATCTCAGCAGGCATTTTCTCAGGTTCAACAACAATTTCAGCTCATGCAACCTTCCAGTCGAACTTTCATGCCACAGCAGGCTTCTCAGGTCCCTAAACAACAACAG TCTCAATGGACTGGAGTAATGCCTCAGTCAACAGTCCTTGCTCCAACAAAGGATGCACATGCTGCTGTTTCTGCCATTCCTGCAGTATCCCAGACTGAAGCTCCAGCAAAATGTCAGTGGACGGAACATAATTCgccagatggattcaaatacTACTATAACAGTACAACTGGCCAAAGCACT TGGGAAAAACCTGAGGAGCTGAGTCTGTTTGAGAAGCAACAACAGAATTTATCATCAATTCAATtgcctcaaactcaatatcctaaAGGTCCGTCAGGACATCAAGCTGCTTCTCAGGCTGCACAACAGGTTCAACTTCAAAGTCAACCGTTAATGCAACAAGTTTCTCAGCAGGCTGCACATCAGGTTCAACTTCAAAGTCAACCATTAATGCAGCAAGGTTCTCAGCAGGCTTCACAATACGTTCAACATCAAACTCAACCACCGATGCAGCAGCAGTTTCACAACTCTCAGTCACTGCAACAAAGATCCTTACCATCTCAG TATCAGGTTTCCGGTGTTATGGGACATCAAAACAATCAG GGATCTCACTCTGCCCAGGATTGGATGTGGAGGAGTAAACCTTCAG GGGCATGA
- the LOC124934935 gene encoding peroxidase 40 — protein MAFYLAISLIMFGLLIRSNVATTNSSFSKDCLGTDGNSVLKVGFYRESCPDIEAIIFSWVGKAVLDDPRMAASLLRLHFHDCFVNGCDASVLLDDTTSFQGEKTAGPNVNSLRGFEIIDVIKSELEYLCPETVSCADILAIAARDSIVLSGGPWWEVQVGRRDSLTASMADANNNIPGPNSDVAALMAKFQNVGLTLVDMVTLSGAHTMGKARCFTFSSRLLGNGILPNTNENFMQILQQLCAADPNSNTTLANLDTTTPTTFDNQYYINLLSGEGLLQSDQALIVSDQTRETVEAYANDPLAFYEGFKQSMIKMGGLAPRTINSGEIRRNCRNPN, from the exons atggcATTTTACTTGGCAATAAGCTTGATAATGTTTGGGCTCTTAATAAGATCCAATGTTGCTACTACTAATTCTTCTTTTTCCAAGGATTGTTTAGGTACTGATGGGAATTCAGTTTTAAAAGTCGGGTTTTATCGCGAAAGCTGCCCCGACATAGAAGCAATTATCTTCTCTTGGGTCGGAAAGGCGGTTTTGGATGACCCCAGAATGGCTGCATCACTTCTCCGCCTCCATTTTCATGACTGCTTTGTCAAT GGTTGCGACGCTTCTGTTCTGCTAGACGATACGACAAGCTTCCAAGGCGAGAAGACAGCAGGCCCGAACGTAAACTCGCTAAGAGGGTTTGAGATTATCGATGTTATAAAATCCGAACTCGAGTATTTATGTCCCGAGACTGTCTCGTGTGCTGATATACTGGCAATTGCAGCTAGAGATTCTATAGTCTTG TCTGGTGGGCCATGGTGGGAAGTCCAGGTGGGACGGAGGGACAGCTTGACTGCCAGCATGGCAGATGCCAACAACAATATCCCTGGTCCTAATTCTGACGTGGCTGCTTTGATGGCAAAGTTTCAGAATGTGGGACTTACTCTTGTTGACATGGTTACTCTATCAG GAGCTCACACAATGGGCAAAGCAAGATGCTTTACATTTAGCTCTCGACTGTTGGGAAATGGCATCTTACCCAATACCAACGAAAACTTCATGCAGATACTCCAGCAGCTATGTGCTGCAGACCCAAACAGCAACACTACACTAGCTAACCTAGACACAACCACTCCAACAACATTCGACAACCAGTACTACATCAACCTACTCTCGGGGGAGGGTCTTCTTCAGTCGGACCAGGCACTCATCGTAAGTGACCAAACACGGGAAACTGTCGAAGCCTATGCAAATGACCCACTAGCGTTCTACGAGGGATTTAAGCAGTCAATGATCAAGATGGGAGGCCTTGCTCCTCGTACAATCAATAGTGGTGAAATCCGCAGGAATTGTAGGAACCCCAATTAA
- the LOC124936163 gene encoding calcium-binding protein CP1-like, which translates to MCPFNPVTCTADCRSAFDVLDADHDGKISREDLEKFYPEEHEAVGAMMFVADENKNGFVEYEEFEKVIECKERSFFRLVMEEIFQVMDRDGDGKVGKEDLRMYMKLAGFQIRDEDIKAMIGLGNGDHDDDYDDGKEIGVSFDGFLKILAL; encoded by the coding sequence atgtgccCTTTTAACCCCGTGACCTGCACCGCCGATTGCCGTTCAGCGTTCGACGTCCTCGACGCCGATCACGACGGCAAGATAAGCCGTGAAGATCTCGAGAAATTCTATCCTGAAGAACACGAGGCTGTCGGTGCGATGATGTTTGTGGCGGATGAAAACAAGAATGGGTTCGTGGAATACGAGGAATTCGAGAAGGTTATTGAGTGTAAAGAAAGGAGCTTTTTCAGGTTAGTAATGGAGGAAATTTTTCAGGTTATGGATAGAGATGGAGATGGAAAAGTGGGAAAAGAGGATCTTAGAATGTATATGAAATTGGCTGGTTTTCAAATAAGAGATGAAGATATTAAGGCCATGATTGGATTGGGAAATGGAGATCATGATGATGATTATGATGATGGGAAGGAGATTGGGGTTTCTTTTGATGggtttttgaagattttggctttgtga